One genomic window of Quercus robur chromosome 6, dhQueRobu3.1, whole genome shotgun sequence includes the following:
- the LOC126733113 gene encoding peroxidase 72-like produces MSQLTSFLLVLSLCAFAPLCFSSKTKDGCLYPQFYDHSCPKAQEIVRSVLAKAVAKEARMAASILRLHFHDCFVQGCDASVLLDSSGTIVSEKRSNPNRNSARGFEVLDEIKSALEKECPRTVSCADLLAIAARDATVLRGGPSWEVLLGRRDSRSASLSGSNNNIPAPNNTFQTILTKFKRQGLDIVDLVALSGSHTIGNSRCTSFRQRLYNQSGNGQPDYTLDQSYAAQLKTRCPRSGGDQNLFFLDYVSPTKFDNYYYKNILASKGLLNSDQVLLTKNEGSRELVKQYAENSQLFFKQFPKSMVKMGNISPLTGSRGEIRKICRRVNS; encoded by the exons aTGTCTCAGCTCACTAGTTTTCTCTTGGTTCTTTCTCTTTGTGCTTTTGCTCCTCTTTGCTTCTCTAGCAAGACCAAAGATGGTTGCCTTTACCCACAGTTTTATGACCACTCTTGCCCAAAAGCTCAAGAGATTGTAAGGTCCGTACTGGCCAAGGCTGTGGCCAAAGAAGCCCGTATGGCGGCTTCAATTCTCAGGCTCCATTTCCATGATTGTTTTGTCCAG GGCTGTGATGCTTCAGTACTGTTAGACAGCAGTGGAACCATAGTCAGTGAGAAGAGGTCAAATCCTAACAGGAATTCAGCTCGAGGTTTTGAAGTCCTTGATGAGATTAAATCTGCACTGGAGAAAGAGTGTCCTCGTACAGTATCTTGTGCTGACCTTTTGGCCATAGCTGCAAGAGATGCCACTGTTCTG AGAGGTGGGCCCAGCTGGGAGGTACTATTAGGCAGAAGAGACTCCAGAAGTGCAAGCTTGAGTGGTTCTAACAACAATATTCCTGCTCCAAACAACACATTCCAGACCATCCTCACTAAGTTCAAGCGACAAGGGCTTGATATTGTTGATCTTGTTGCCCTATCTG GGAGCCATACAATTGGAAATTCCCGGTGCACCAGCTTCAGGCAAAGACTGTACAACCAGTCAGGAAATGGACAGCCCGACTACACACTTGATCAATCATATGCGGCCCAATTGAAAACCCGATGCCCAAGATCCGGTGGTGATCAGAACCTGTTTTTCTTGGACTATGTCAGCCCAACGAAGTTTGATAACTACTACTACAAGAACATATTGGCTTCAAAGGGCCTTCTGAACTCTGATCAAGTTCTTTTAACCAAGAATGAAGGATCAAGGGAATTGGTAAAGCAATACGCAGAGAACAGCCAACTTTTCTTTAAACAATTCCCCAAGTCCATGGTTAAGATGGGAAATATTTCTCCATTGACAGGTTCAAGGGGAGAGATTAGAAAGATCTGCAGGAGAGTTAACTCTTGA